A window from Dioscorea cayenensis subsp. rotundata cultivar TDr96_F1 chromosome 10, TDr96_F1_v2_PseudoChromosome.rev07_lg8_w22 25.fasta, whole genome shotgun sequence encodes these proteins:
- the LOC120270320 gene encoding uncharacterized protein LOC120270320 — MRLFRIWRTYQVPRGAEDSEESPEVKRLCDDLFLDMLDDDVDTGDRDPSAGFGLRDEEFRGGNRVAGASAWQWRKRTRILGFLLGASDDELGLPPAPVSSEEDGEDVDVVTGGLEVEGGGYGDQIWVFDDEIFDGGLGFGMRMEERDVAGSVP; from the exons ATGCGCCTATTTCGAAT ATGGAGGACATACCAAGTTCCAAGAGGCGCTGAGGACTCCGAGGAGTCGCCGGAAGTGAAACGGCTGTGTGATGACCTCTttcttgatatgcttgatgATGATGTCGACACCGGCGATAGGGATCCGAGTGCAGGATTTGGCCTCCGTGATGAAGAGTTTAGAGGAGGAAATCGGGTTGCGGGCGCTAGCGCCTGGCAGTGGAGAAAGCGTACCCGGATCTTGGGTTTTCTTCTTGGGGCGTCGGATGATGAGTTAGGGTTGCCGCCGGCGCCGGTTTCGTCGGAGGAGGATGGAGAGGATGTGGATGTGGTTACTGGTGGTTTGGAGGTGGAGGGTGGTGGTTATGGAGACCAGATCTGGGTGTTTGATGATGAGATCTTTGATggagggttagggtttgggatGAGGATGGAGGAGAGGGACGTCGCCGGGTCGGTGCCCTAG